From the genome of Candidatus Aegiribacteria sp., one region includes:
- a CDS encoding agmatine deiminase family protein: MKLASILLILVAAAYAEMSVCGTEELLPIGFTDEELLRLDDIGLNTIPTAPPPDGTVNPGEFDPSTGVFVRWPLGLPYSLITSLSLETTVWVICTSGQQSSVETAFVSAGVNMSNIDFMFAPTNSIWVRDYGPWFVLLEDGHQGIFNYSYNRPRPDDNDIPVVVGSAWGIPVYTSTIEHTGGNYMSSGFGQAMSTDLVYSENGGNEDWVDTQMGTYLGIDTYVTMEDPLSYVSIDHIDCWAKMLSPDRLLVLRLPPSHPDYVVLEAAADILASTESPFGTNWEVYRVESSGSEGYTNSLISNDHVYVPTFGSSNDPAAIDVYETALPGYTIEGIQYGGWLPDDALHCRTRNVMDNEMLFIRHIPVDSPQLSGNPVAIDALIRCHPDNTLNGHDVYYRIGTSGSFTSLPMTSSGSDSFTVNIPGATGNETVQYYISASDNSGRDESQPRFAPETWFFEYETYPTGISQGHCSITGISIEIAEPNPFRNAISIQYSTASLVPVSMTVCDISGKVVAATDNCLEAGSDSFTWTPDDTVPAGVYIIRLEGSGCQTAQKITLIR, translated from the coding sequence ATGAAGCTAGCATCCATTCTGCTGATATTAGTAGCGGCAGCCTACGCTGAGATGTCCGTATGCGGAACGGAGGAGCTGCTTCCCATCGGTTTCACTGATGAAGAACTGCTTCGTCTGGATGATATAGGTCTTAACACCATTCCCACCGCACCGCCGCCGGATGGCACGGTTAACCCCGGTGAATTCGATCCCTCGACTGGAGTATTCGTAAGATGGCCCCTTGGGCTTCCCTATAGTCTAATTACATCTCTTTCTTTAGAAACCACCGTATGGGTGATATGTACATCTGGACAGCAGAGTTCGGTTGAAACTGCCTTCGTAAGTGCTGGAGTGAATATGAGTAACATCGACTTCATGTTTGCGCCTACGAATTCAATATGGGTGCGCGATTACGGCCCATGGTTCGTTCTTCTGGAGGATGGGCATCAGGGCATTTTCAATTACTCTTACAACAGACCAAGACCAGACGATAACGATATCCCGGTTGTGGTGGGATCAGCATGGGGAATACCCGTTTATACCTCAACAATTGAACACACCGGCGGGAATTATATGTCCAGCGGATTCGGCCAGGCGATGTCAACGGATCTTGTTTACAGCGAGAACGGCGGCAACGAGGACTGGGTCGATACACAGATGGGGACTTACCTGGGAATAGATACCTATGTTACAATGGAAGATCCCCTTTCCTATGTCAGCATCGATCATATCGACTGTTGGGCGAAGATGCTCAGCCCGGACAGGCTTCTGGTTTTAAGGCTTCCACCTTCCCATCCTGATTACGTTGTACTTGAAGCAGCAGCTGACATTCTGGCATCAACTGAAAGCCCCTTCGGAACTAACTGGGAAGTATACAGGGTTGAAAGCAGCGGAAGCGAGGGATACACGAACAGCCTGATAAGCAACGATCATGTTTACGTTCCAACTTTCGGCTCCAGCAATGATCCTGCTGCAATCGATGTATACGAAACAGCTTTGCCCGGGTACACAATAGAGGGTATCCAGTACGGCGGTTGGTTGCCGGATGATGCCCTCCACTGCAGAACCAGAAATGTTATGGATAACGAGATGCTGTTCATCCGTCATATTCCGGTGGATTCACCGCAGCTGTCAGGCAATCCAGTTGCGATTGATGCCCTTATCAGATGTCATCCTGATAATACACTAAACGGTCATGATGTGTATTACAGAATAGGTACTTCCGGTTCCTTTACATCGCTTCCCATGACATCCTCGGGTTCTGACTCTTTTACGGTGAATATTCCCGGAGCTACAGGAAACGAAACGGTACAGTATTACATATCCGCTTCGGATAATTCGGGAAGGGACGAATCGCAGCCCAGATTCGCCCCGGAAACCTGGTTCTTCGAGTACGAGACCTACCCAACCGGTATATCTCAGGGCCATTGTTCAATTACAGGTATATCAATTGAGATCGCTGAGCCCAATCCATTCCGGAACGCTATTTCTATTCAGTATTCAACAGCTTCTCTTGTACCGGTATCAATGACCGTTTGCGATATTTCCGGAAAGGTGGTAGCCGCAACTGATAATTGTCTTGAAGCTGGTTCCGATTCATTCACCTGGACGCCTGACGATACTGTCCCTGCAGGTGTTTACATCATCAGGCTGGAGGGTTCCGGATGTCAGACAGCACAAAAAATCACACTTATCAGGTAG
- a CDS encoding FAD-binding oxidoreductase, whose amino-acid sequence MMNKKNYDAVIIGAGSAGTPLAMSLAEKGVSVLCIDSAPSAGQGNNKCAIGGARATHSESAKVALGLRSLEIFRTWQDRFGDDISWYQGGYTYVAYDEDTMNLFRGNVPLQQKAGLNIRLIDSGEMENLVPGINPAGLLGGTWSPEDGSASPMQSCYAFQRRAFNLGADFVFNETVRRLDIEGSKVVSVTTDRDSYTCGAVVNCAGSFAAEVGKMAGIELPVYPESHEAGVTEPVARLFDPMVVDIRKAPGSANYYFYQHDTGQIVFCITPDPPIPGTDIDETSEFLPLVAPRMTGLYPQLANLKVRRTWRGIYPMTPDGGPILDRCGPDNHFVAVGMCGQGFMLGPGIGEVMARFVTGELNETDRQVLNELRLNRQFTSEEALK is encoded by the coding sequence ATGATGAATAAGAAGAATTACGATGCAGTCATTATCGGAGCTGGAAGTGCGGGAACTCCCCTGGCGATGAGCCTGGCTGAGAAGGGTGTATCCGTTCTCTGCATAGATAGCGCGCCCTCAGCGGGGCAGGGAAACAACAAGTGCGCCATAGGGGGAGCCAGGGCTACCCACAGTGAGTCTGCAAAGGTCGCACTTGGGCTGCGATCCCTCGAGATATTCAGAACCTGGCAGGACAGGTTCGGTGATGACATAAGCTGGTATCAGGGAGGTTATACTTACGTAGCCTACGATGAAGACACGATGAACCTGTTCCGCGGTAACGTTCCCCTTCAGCAGAAGGCAGGCCTTAACATCAGGCTAATTGATAGCGGGGAGATGGAGAATCTTGTTCCCGGCATCAATCCGGCAGGTCTTCTGGGCGGCACATGGTCACCCGAGGACGGAAGCGCCAGCCCTATGCAAAGTTGTTACGCGTTTCAAAGGAGGGCTTTTAACCTTGGAGCCGATTTCGTTTTCAACGAAACTGTCCGGAGACTGGACATAGAAGGAAGCAAAGTAGTCTCGGTTACTACTGACAGGGATTCGTACACATGCGGTGCGGTTGTCAACTGCGCGGGATCCTTTGCAGCGGAAGTCGGGAAAATGGCAGGGATCGAACTGCCCGTTTATCCTGAGAGTCATGAGGCAGGCGTAACTGAACCGGTTGCGAGACTCTTTGACCCGATGGTGGTGGATATTAGAAAAGCGCCGGGTTCAGCGAATTACTATTTCTATCAGCACGATACCGGACAGATTGTTTTCTGCATTACACCGGATCCGCCCATTCCAGGTACCGATATCGATGAAACATCTGAGTTCCTGCCTCTGGTGGCACCGAGGATGACCGGGCTCTATCCGCAGCTTGCCAATCTGAAGGTGCGGAGAACATGGAGGGGTATTTACCCCATGACGCCGGACGGAGGGCCGATACTTGACAGGTGCGGGCCTGATAATCACTTCGTCGCGGTTGGAATGTGCGGCCAGGGATTCATGCTGGGACCGGGCATTGGAGAGGTAATGGCCAGATTCGTTACTGGTGAGCTGAATGAAACTGACCGGCAGGTTCTGAACGAACTCCGACTGAACCGCCAGTTCACCTCCGAAGAGGCCCTGAAATAG
- a CDS encoding FAD-dependent oxidoreductase, with product MSFQEKRITKHPILVEPEVKKVEFTFNGKPASGFEGEAVSSALFAGGIHVFGHHHTDESAQGMFCANGQCSQCSLIIDGIPRKSCIVPLKAGMEVESLEGLPELRDLPGPDVRSPRKIDTGVLILGGGPSGMAAAIELGKKGIDTIIVDDKDRLGGKLVLQTHKFFGSVADCHAGTRGIHIAELLAGEISELKSVDVWLDSIVLGVFSDGTVGIRCRDGYRIVKSEYILVATGAREKSLPFPGCTLPGVYGAGAFQTLVNRDLVRCAERIFIVGGGNVGLIAAYHALQAGMTVVGLAEALPVCGGYKVHADKIKRLGVPIYTGHTVLAAHGREQVEAVTIAEVDDSFKPIPGTEKSWEVDTVLIAVGLNPVDEFNTKASQFDIETMMAGDAEEIAEASAAMFSGKIRGLQIARKLGVEGISIPSDLHEKAEVLKSPGGKTFPYLPSESREGVYPVLHCMQEIPCNPCMTICPKDLIGTSGHPIMGLPEFHGSCVGCEKCVAVCPGLAVTLVDFRKSAEKPLVTIPFELGEWLLEKGGEVTVTGWEGSVLGKAVIKDWKTTAGFPNTILLKLETPADIASRTAGVMIQYPENITPLKEPLEVPLLDDAIVCRCERVTAGEIRKHIRSGIRDMNHLKAITRAGFGACGGKTCSILIERICREEGIPDEEVTAFTDRPLFAETQLGWFSGTEDNDE from the coding sequence GTGTCTTTCCAGGAAAAGAGAATCACAAAACATCCAATTCTGGTAGAACCTGAAGTTAAAAAAGTCGAATTCACATTCAATGGAAAACCCGCTTCCGGCTTTGAGGGGGAAGCCGTTTCGTCCGCGCTTTTTGCCGGAGGTATCCATGTATTCGGACATCACCACACCGATGAAAGCGCCCAGGGGATGTTCTGCGCAAATGGTCAGTGTTCACAATGCAGCCTTATTATTGATGGTATCCCGCGGAAAAGCTGCATCGTTCCGCTCAAGGCCGGAATGGAAGTTGAAAGCCTTGAGGGGCTTCCCGAACTCAGGGATCTTCCCGGACCGGATGTTCGTTCACCCCGGAAAATTGACACAGGCGTATTGATTCTCGGTGGGGGACCGTCCGGCATGGCCGCCGCTATTGAGCTTGGAAAAAAAGGAATAGATACCATCATAGTTGACGACAAGGATCGCCTTGGCGGGAAACTGGTGCTGCAGACGCATAAGTTTTTCGGTTCCGTCGCCGACTGCCATGCGGGAACCAGGGGTATCCATATAGCTGAATTGCTTGCGGGAGAAATATCGGAACTGAAATCGGTTGATGTATGGCTGGACAGCATAGTGCTTGGAGTTTTCAGTGACGGTACGGTTGGTATCAGATGCAGAGACGGCTACAGGATAGTGAAGTCGGAATACATCCTTGTCGCGACCGGAGCCAGGGAAAAATCACTTCCATTTCCAGGATGCACATTACCCGGAGTATACGGCGCCGGAGCGTTCCAGACTCTTGTAAACAGGGACCTTGTGAGATGCGCTGAAAGAATATTCATTGTTGGAGGAGGCAATGTAGGACTTATTGCCGCTTACCACGCTCTGCAGGCCGGGATGACAGTTGTTGGCCTGGCGGAAGCTCTGCCCGTGTGCGGCGGTTACAAAGTTCACGCCGATAAGATCAAAAGGCTCGGTGTTCCCATTTATACCGGCCACACGGTGCTTGCGGCCCATGGCCGTGAACAGGTTGAAGCGGTTACGATCGCGGAAGTCGATGATTCTTTTAAGCCCATACCTGGTACAGAGAAAAGCTGGGAAGTAGATACGGTTCTAATCGCGGTGGGACTGAATCCTGTTGATGAATTTAACACGAAAGCTTCTCAATTCGATATAGAGACGATGATGGCAGGCGATGCGGAGGAAATCGCTGAAGCCAGCGCAGCGATGTTCTCCGGGAAGATCAGAGGGCTTCAGATTGCCCGTAAGCTGGGAGTAGAGGGTATTTCAATACCATCTGATCTTCATGAGAAAGCTGAGGTGCTGAAAAGCCCGGGCGGGAAAACGTTCCCGTACCTTCCGTCTGAATCGCGGGAGGGGGTATACCCCGTTCTTCACTGCATGCAGGAGATTCCATGTAATCCATGTATGACGATCTGCCCGAAGGATCTGATAGGTACATCGGGGCATCCGATCATGGGTCTGCCTGAATTTCACGGCTCCTGCGTTGGCTGCGAAAAGTGCGTTGCAGTGTGTCCTGGACTGGCTGTCACACTGGTTGATTTCAGAAAATCCGCAGAAAAGCCCCTGGTGACAATACCCTTTGAACTGGGAGAGTGGCTGCTTGAAAAAGGCGGTGAAGTAACCGTTACCGGATGGGAGGGTTCCGTACTCGGAAAAGCTGTTATCAAAGACTGGAAAACGACAGCGGGATTCCCGAATACGATTCTGCTGAAACTTGAAACCCCTGCAGACATCGCCAGCAGGACAGCCGGAGTAATGATTCAGTATCCTGAGAATATAACTCCTCTGAAGGAACCACTTGAAGTGCCGCTCCTCGATGATGCCATTGTCTGCAGGTGCGAGAGGGTCACTGCGGGAGAGATCCGAAAGCACATAAGATCGGGAATAAGGGATATGAACCATCTGAAGGCAATAACGAGGGCCGGATTCGGAGCATGCGGAGGCAAGACCTGCTCAATCCTGATCGAGAGGATATGCCGGGAAGAGGGAATACCTGATGAGGAAGTAACAGCCTTCACGGACAGACCCCTTTTCGCCGAGACTCAGCTGGGTTGGTTTTCAGGAACGGAGGATAATGATGAATAA
- a CDS encoding elongation factor G: MKNYNSDKLRTIAVIGHGSVGKTSLCDSLLLEGGTVERLGSVDNGTSQFDYTDESRDRKHSLSSSMGIIDHNGFKINIIDTPGLADFHGATIGSVIVSDGVLLVVDGSDGVEVGTLKTWDFAARDAKPLMIWVNRVDRDNADFKRALEDIKKNLNKSVVPVTFPVKDNGVFTAVVNVLTGKAVNSDGKEIPLPDSAKDDIEMYRMQLTETAAETDEKLMESFFENDTLSEEEINTGLKEAIATRSFFPIFSGLAIPPVGQKFLLDSIPAFIPSPLEAPSIPAIDGKNEIEITPDQSGPFIARVFNSKVDTHMGEIVFARVQSGSIEGTTDISNTTRNASERLGNYYFMSGGDRINADRLVTGDIVAIAKLKNTSTNDTLGMKGSNIILNPIVFPEPVYRVAIAPKERGHEDKMGSGLSLLAAQDPTLILRNEGEIGQTTLSGMGELHLKVMLSRLKDSTGVETETFKPRIAYHETITKKAEGSYKHKKQTGGRGQYGHVFIRLEPLPRGEGFVFESKVVGGNVPTNFIPAVEKGIVEAMKNGPISKSKVVDIKAVVFDGSYHPVDSSDMAFKLASRKCFRNVMMDAGPSLLEPVVNLEVTVPDEFMGDVMSDLTSKRGRIQGIEAEGAFQLIKASIPESELFQYTSTLKSLTQARGSFSQSFEGYKPVPRDIQKQIMAGAEEEEE, encoded by the coding sequence TTGAAGAACTACAATTCTGACAAGCTTAGAACAATAGCGGTTATCGGTCATGGTTCGGTTGGAAAAACCAGTCTCTGCGATTCTCTTCTTCTGGAAGGCGGTACTGTAGAGCGACTTGGAAGCGTCGATAATGGCACGAGTCAATTCGATTATACGGACGAAAGCCGTGACAGAAAACACAGTCTTTCCTCTTCGATGGGCATAATTGATCACAACGGTTTCAAGATAAATATCATAGATACTCCCGGACTGGCTGATTTCCACGGCGCGACCATAGGCAGTGTAATAGTGTCCGACGGCGTTCTTCTCGTAGTTGACGGATCCGACGGTGTTGAAGTTGGAACCCTTAAAACATGGGATTTCGCGGCCAGGGATGCTAAACCGCTTATGATATGGGTGAACAGGGTTGACCGCGACAACGCTGATTTCAAAAGAGCACTTGAAGATATCAAAAAGAACCTCAATAAAAGCGTTGTCCCGGTAACATTCCCAGTGAAGGACAACGGCGTTTTTACAGCAGTTGTCAATGTACTTACAGGTAAGGCGGTGAATTCCGATGGAAAGGAAATTCCACTTCCCGATTCGGCAAAGGATGACATCGAAATGTACAGAATGCAGCTGACCGAAACTGCTGCGGAAACCGACGAAAAACTGATGGAATCATTCTTCGAGAATGATACTCTCTCCGAAGAAGAAATCAACACCGGATTGAAGGAAGCTATTGCCACCAGAAGCTTTTTTCCGATATTCAGCGGTTTGGCCATTCCTCCGGTTGGCCAGAAATTCCTTCTTGATTCAATTCCCGCATTCATTCCATCTCCCCTGGAAGCACCCTCTATACCGGCAATTGATGGAAAAAACGAAATAGAAATAACTCCCGATCAATCGGGTCCGTTCATTGCCAGGGTGTTCAACAGTAAAGTAGATACCCACATGGGTGAAATAGTATTCGCGCGGGTACAGAGCGGAAGCATCGAAGGAACCACAGACATATCCAATACAACAAGAAACGCCTCAGAACGTCTCGGTAACTACTACTTCATGAGCGGCGGAGACAGGATTAACGCAGACAGGCTGGTTACTGGAGATATCGTCGCGATCGCCAAACTGAAGAATACTTCCACCAACGATACTCTGGGGATGAAGGGCAGCAATATTATTCTTAATCCCATCGTCTTCCCGGAACCTGTATACAGAGTTGCCATAGCACCGAAAGAAAGAGGCCACGAAGACAAAATGGGTTCCGGTCTTTCACTGCTTGCGGCTCAGGATCCTACTCTCATTCTCAGAAACGAAGGTGAAATCGGACAGACAACTCTCTCAGGAATGGGTGAACTGCACCTCAAGGTCATGCTGAGCAGGCTGAAGGATTCAACCGGAGTAGAGACTGAAACGTTCAAACCGAGAATCGCCTACCATGAAACGATCACAAAAAAAGCGGAAGGCTCCTATAAGCACAAGAAGCAGACCGGCGGAAGAGGCCAATACGGCCATGTATTCATAAGGCTGGAACCGCTTCCAAGGGGTGAGGGTTTTGTATTCGAAAGTAAAGTTGTCGGAGGAAACGTTCCCACCAATTTCATTCCCGCAGTTGAAAAAGGCATCGTTGAGGCCATGAAAAATGGTCCTATATCGAAAAGCAAGGTAGTGGATATAAAGGCAGTTGTTTTCGATGGCTCCTACCATCCTGTGGATTCCTCGGATATGGCATTCAAACTGGCATCCAGGAAGTGTTTCAGAAATGTTATGATGGACGCGGGTCCCAGCCTTCTTGAACCGGTTGTGAACCTGGAAGTCACAGTCCCTGATGAATTCATGGGGGATGTTATGAGCGATTTAACTTCCAAACGCGGGCGAATTCAGGGAATCGAAGCAGAAGGTGCTTTCCAGTTGATAAAGGCAAGCATTCCCGAATCCGAGCTTTTTCAGTACACAAGCACGCTGAAATCACTCACTCAGGCAAGAGGAAGTTTCTCACAAAGTTTCGAGGGGTATAAACCGGTACCCAGAGATATCCAGAAGCAAATCATGGCGGGAGCCGAAGAAGAGGAAGAGTAA
- a CDS encoding T9SS type A sorting domain-containing protein, which translates to MKYFFTIILLTVAFSISAGEMTVPIPLDASDINFEELGIYTRITGTGMRLMGAEGEPSLPEFTARIALPTGCAATGVEIVDAVYTDIRGRFTVMPASAPVPLSVEQEIYPVEPDQHIYSSSAAYPQKPVSFEGSSVIIGIPVAYVNVFPVRWNPASKTVEVLTDLTLNVTYENSPAASTVSRRSIQSELRSQEIVRNSVVNPEAVSASGAAIVDSKYLAYGEYVIIATPAYQSYAQNLADWKTSKGVPTNVYTTTWIQSQYSCYDLQQEIRAFLTDCITEGVEYVLIYGDDNVIAGRDARIHYYSYTEYPPVDLYFADNNDTAPGVDLWDSNHNHIWGEYGIDDVDYHPDLWVGRASVSNNLDCTYFNEKVYAYERISATDYFDSAPIEMRIGYTTELLWSDPLCYGSAGAELISPMVPSSSWEEEKCYDSGSNNSVTITRNMINAGPHHLYHASHGSQTSFSLPGGSYTTTHFLQQTNISGGGLPAIWNSISCLIGQLDGYECMGDAWNNSPNGGGFGAFNARYGWGDPSNPGYGPSEILSRYFYDVMWNDNLYNLGVAHLMGSDEMCPPSDECDDWCVKEYNLFGEPELPMWFVDAQNLDVSHISSITQATTFSVTVKSGGSPVSGARVCIQKGNWQTGDIYTVDSTNGSGVVTFFVNPSSTGTMSVVAWARDHISYQGSISVDGTGLEEGSFQDHINAVSAVYPSPAMSSATIPFSLASAGTARVDVYDLSGRIVTTLAAEEMAAGQHSLVWELKDTSGNAVPSGVYHVRIATADWTGTTNLVVVR; encoded by the coding sequence ATGAAATACTTTTTTACCATTATATTGCTTACAGTGGCGTTTTCCATTTCTGCGGGAGAAATGACTGTACCGATTCCACTGGATGCTTCCGATATCAACTTCGAGGAACTCGGTATTTACACAAGAATAACCGGCACAGGGATGAGGCTCATGGGTGCTGAAGGAGAACCGAGTCTTCCCGAGTTCACCGCCAGGATAGCGCTTCCCACCGGATGCGCGGCAACCGGAGTTGAAATAGTCGATGCGGTATATACGGACATCCGCGGCCGCTTCACTGTAATGCCTGCATCCGCGCCTGTTCCCCTTTCGGTCGAGCAGGAAATATATCCGGTTGAACCGGATCAGCATATTTACAGTTCAAGCGCAGCGTATCCTCAGAAACCGGTAAGTTTCGAGGGTTCAAGTGTTATTATTGGAATTCCAGTCGCTTACGTGAATGTATTCCCTGTAAGATGGAATCCTGCCAGCAAAACGGTTGAAGTTCTCACAGACCTTACACTGAACGTAACCTACGAGAACAGCCCCGCAGCATCCACAGTATCCAGAAGAAGCATACAGAGCGAACTGCGCTCACAGGAAATCGTCAGGAACTCCGTTGTGAACCCGGAAGCCGTTTCCGCTTCGGGCGCAGCAATAGTTGACTCGAAATACCTGGCCTACGGCGAATATGTCATTATCGCAACTCCAGCTTACCAGAGCTACGCACAGAACCTGGCAGATTGGAAAACCTCAAAGGGTGTCCCAACAAATGTATACACAACCACCTGGATTCAAAGCCAGTACAGTTGCTACGACCTGCAGCAGGAGATCCGCGCGTTCCTTACCGACTGCATTACAGAGGGTGTGGAATACGTTCTCATCTATGGAGACGACAATGTAATCGCTGGAAGAGACGCAAGAATCCATTATTACTCTTACACAGAGTACCCCCCCGTTGACCTCTATTTCGCCGATAACAACGATACAGCTCCCGGTGTTGACCTCTGGGACAGCAACCACAATCACATCTGGGGTGAATACGGTATCGATGATGTTGACTACCATCCCGACCTCTGGGTTGGAAGAGCAAGCGTTAGCAATAACCTTGACTGCACCTATTTCAACGAGAAAGTTTATGCTTACGAACGTATCTCGGCCACAGACTATTTTGACTCGGCTCCCATCGAAATGAGAATAGGTTACACAACCGAACTTCTCTGGTCAGATCCTCTTTGCTACGGTTCCGCAGGCGCGGAGCTGATATCCCCGATGGTACCCTCCTCATCCTGGGAAGAAGAAAAGTGCTACGATTCAGGCAGCAACAACAGTGTAACCATTACAAGAAATATGATTAACGCCGGGCCGCATCATCTGTACCACGCGAGTCACGGTTCGCAAACATCCTTCTCTCTGCCAGGTGGAAGCTATACAACCACTCATTTCCTGCAGCAGACCAACATTTCCGGTGGCGGACTCCCCGCGATCTGGAACTCCATCTCGTGCCTTATCGGCCAACTTGATGGGTATGAATGCATGGGCGACGCCTGGAATAATTCACCAAACGGCGGTGGCTTCGGAGCATTCAACGCAAGGTACGGATGGGGAGATCCAAGCAACCCTGGTTACGGTCCAAGCGAGATTCTCTCAAGGTACTTCTACGATGTAATGTGGAACGACAACCTTTACAACCTCGGTGTTGCTCACCTGATGGGCAGTGATGAAATGTGCCCCCCTTCCGATGAATGTGATGACTGGTGCGTTAAGGAATACAACCTCTTCGGAGAACCCGAACTGCCAATGTGGTTCGTTGACGCTCAGAACCTTGATGTCTCTCACATAAGCAGCATCACTCAAGCAACAACTTTCTCTGTAACAGTAAAATCCGGTGGTTCTCCTGTAAGCGGAGCAAGGGTTTGCATCCAGAAGGGCAACTGGCAGACCGGTGACATTTACACGGTTGATTCAACGAACGGCAGCGGAGTAGTTACTTTTTTCGTCAATCCATCTTCAACCGGAACTATGTCCGTTGTAGCATGGGCAAGGGACCATATATCCTATCAGGGATCTATCAGCGTTGACGGAACCGGACTTGAAGAGGGAAGCTTTCAGGATCACATCAACGCTGTAAGCGCTGTCTACCCCAGCCCCGCCATGAGCAGCGCCACAATACCCTTCAGTCTTGCCAGCGCAGGTACTGCCAGGGTTGACGTCTACGATCTATCGGGAAGAATCGTAACTACACTTGCGGCCGAAGAGATGGCAGCGGGTCAGCACAGTCTTGTCTGGGAATTGAAAGATACCAGTGGAAATGCTGTTCCGTCCGGTGTTTACCATGTAAGGATTGCAACCGCTGACTGGACAGGCACAACCAACCTGGTTGTAGTCAGATAG
- a CDS encoding TetR/AcrR family transcriptional regulator, with amino-acid sequence MTKRKNYHYGDLRSRLVEVTSEILENEGIDSLTMRSLSKKLGVSRTAAYRHFPDKASLLKAVAEDTFNMMRVYIHEKSANEKKPLDRFEAISNAYLEFATRNSARYRQMFSREVVSEPGVPELREAAWKAFSEFMDVIETCQREGVFKQNDPVELANVAWATVHGLSLLLIDGQIRTSEDGISLHALLINGYSKPSQSVTQIADATISMLIEGFRKK; translated from the coding sequence ATGACTAAACGCAAAAATTATCACTACGGAGATCTGAGATCAAGACTTGTAGAAGTAACTTCTGAAATTCTTGAGAACGAAGGTATAGATAGCCTCACCATGAGATCGCTGAGTAAAAAGCTTGGTGTCTCAAGAACCGCTGCGTACAGGCATTTTCCGGATAAAGCATCCCTTCTGAAAGCGGTTGCGGAGGATACTTTCAACATGATGAGGGTATACATTCATGAGAAGTCCGCCAACGAGAAAAAACCTCTCGATCGATTCGAAGCAATTTCGAATGCATACCTGGAATTCGCCACAAGGAATTCCGCCAGGTACAGACAGATGTTCAGCAGAGAGGTAGTATCCGAGCCCGGTGTACCCGAATTAAGAGAGGCTGCATGGAAAGCGTTCTCAGAGTTTATGGATGTAATAGAAACATGTCAGAGAGAGGGAGTATTCAAACAGAACGATCCTGTGGAACTGGCGAATGTTGCCTGGGCGACTGTACATGGGCTCTCTCTTCTTTTGATCGACGGGCAGATCAGAACCAGTGAAGACGGTATAAGCCTTCATGCGCTTCTAATAAATGGCTATTCGAAACCGTCCCAAAGTGTTACTCAGATAGCAGATGCCACCATAAGCATGCTTATAGAGGGATTCAGGAAAAAGTAA